The Podospora pseudopauciseta strain CBS 411.78 chromosome 2 map unlocalized CBS411.78m_2, whole genome shotgun sequence genome has a window encoding:
- a CDS encoding uncharacterized protein (EggNog:ENOG503PBMN), with protein sequence MRGLSVADIADKTATGLSWLSIKTEGWTIWDEAGTTSQPRPTWKPVSVDKLSKKPRPRSRAASPSSVPPASKRSLLQRFSHYVCDACQGLSHTNINLSGLACGIALSKILHTKPRMPSATGSETWRWEVLWHEVKSFVNNYWERFLDYIGAKLSGFQSMAQSLQISIEFRMKSWPAFRLRSLETLPYELPEKILRCLDYIVTNLFGFESTAQSFQISDNEFLIKPRATSTLGSLEALPYELRDNILRCIPDFTDLMSLVQASPVFLRMYLENKKSLLAGHLKMSLDTGVMTDALALQKASILRVDKSVDRDKVQEQLNNYKNLRDRDGSTIEEPIDGYSEDAVLGMFLFWHTYARPLTVHFARLFLCRFDPQRPPIFTHLSRTENTRLLRALYRFELYSCLFGGESRHLQLNYKEEEVLKHFFCLFRPWEVEEIFSVYTLVHDEMTTRLRMMEKNLFHAVTNEFALAGGAASWGLRGFDSALRDVNFYSMITIRPGNQWTPGYGFMENVLGQGPQRLRRRSGITEHDLAQDRGDPLPYVGESESEPPYGWVLVCNEKYLNAYGGDVRKPSPRDWGYVFWDRWRLIEFKGDRKLKSTSWVPGAGV encoded by the exons ATGCGTGGCCTTTCAGTTGCTGACATCGCCGATAAGACTGCTACTGGTCTATCCTGGTTGTCGATCAAGACAGAGGGTTGGACCATCTGGGACGAAGCAGGGACAACCAGCCAACCTCGACCGACATGGAAACCTGTATCAGTCGACAAGTTGTCCAAGAAGCCTCGGCCGCGATCTAGGGCAGCATCTCCCTCAAGCGTGCCCCCAGCATCCAAACGCAGCCTGCTCCAAAGGTTTAGCCATTATGTCTGCGATGCCTGCCAAGGTTTGAGCCACACGAACATCAATCTCTCCGGGTTGGCATGCGGCATTGCCTTGTCAAAGATCTTGCACACCAAGCCTAGAATGCCATCTGCCACAGGCTCAGAGACCTGGCGTTGGGAAGTCCTCTGGCACGAAGTCAAGTCATTTGTCAACAACTACTGGGAGCGCTTCTTGGACTACATCGGGGCCAAGCTCTCTGGATTCCAATCCATGGCTCAGTCACTCCAGATCTCTATCGAGTTTCGAATGAAGTCTTGGCCAGCCTTCAGGCTCCGATCACTCGAGACCCTGCCGTACGAGCTTCCAGAGAAAATCCTCCGCTGCTTGGACTACATCGTGACCAATCTCTTTGGATTCGAATCCACGGCTCAGTCATTCCAGATCTCTGATAACGAGTTTCTCATCAAGCCCAGGGCAACTTCAACGCTCGGATCACTCGAGGCCCTGCCGTACGAGCTTCGAGATAATATCCTCCGCTGCATTCCCGACTTTACCGACCTCATGTCTCTCGTGCAAGCATCACCCGTCTTTCTTCGAATGTATCTCGAGAACAAGAAGTCTCTGCTTGCTGGGCATCTCAAGATGTCGCTGGACACTGGCGTCATGACCGATGCCCTGGCTCTTCAGAAAGCTTCTATACTACGAGTTGACAAGTCTGTCGATAGAGACAAAGTTCAAGAGCAGTTGAATAACTACAAGAATTTGCGCGACCGTGATGGATCCACAATCGAGGAGCCCATTGACGGCTACAGCGAAGATGCTGTTCTTGGAATGTTCTTGTTTTGGCACACTTATGCTCGTCCACTGACTGTGCATTTTGCACGCCTCTTTCTTTGCAGGTTTGACCCCCAGCGGCCGCCCATCTTTACCCATCTGTCGCGCACGGAGAACACCCGTCTTTTGAGGGCACTCTACCGTTTTGAGCTCTACAGCTGCTTGTTTGGCGGCGAGTCACGCCACTTGCAGCTCAACtacaaggaggaagaggtgctTAAGCAtttcttttgtctcttcCGGCCGTGGGAGGTCGAAGAGATCTTCTCCGTGTACACCTTGGTCCATGACGAGATGACGACTCGCCTCCggatgatggagaagaaCTTGTTTCATG CCGTCACAAATGAATTCGCCTTGGCTGGCGGTGCTGCTTCCTGGGGCCTACGAGGATTTGACTCGGCTCTGAGAGACGTTAACTTTTATAGCATGATCACGATACGACCAGGCAATCAGTGGACTCCGGGGTATGGATTCATGGAAAACGTCCTCGGCCAAGGTCCTCAGCGATTGAGACGTCGTAGTGGCATCACAGAGCACGACCTCGCCCAGGATAGGGGAGATCCTCTCCCTTATGTTGGTGAGTCAGAGAGCGAGCCTCCCTATGGTTGGGTCCTGGTGTGCAACGAGAAGTACCTCAATGCCTACGGGGGTGATGTGCGGAAGCCTAGCCCCCGTGACTGGGGATATGTCTTCTGGGATAGATGGCGCCTGATCGAATTCAAAGGTGATAGGAAGCTGAAATCTACGTCATGGGTGCCTGGTGCTGGAGTTTGA
- a CDS encoding uncharacterized protein (EggNog:ENOG503PH1C; BUSCO:EOG09264S4C), whose protein sequence is MNLNLSASLNIFKLLAKPSLCLPQATVATFADLPIPLDKAFAGQREKVDIKAVVLDKDDCFAYPEHNEVYDQYKQRFEALRAAYPGRRLLIVSNTSGAQSYDRDGKLAAAVEKATGVVVLPHQTKKPGCGDEIMSYFRKHPETGVTSPSQIAVVGDRLSTDIMLANMMGSWGVWVKDGVVPLSEKSVMPPPSTVGKGGKAWIREEEFLFWKKLVPFTKKRCGDDIENNEEHEWNWVASEMRKRMREKYLKEGEPDRRNYTGLAMFEHYWQSARHRRPTVAAGRFPNRYCNLEANEEQVRERDERLVAIRKKRRDARKAARKAAREAREVCEAEEAAGGSPIRESTESDNIDADMSDDTDETSDNDEEETPEFDEAEAIRKMEESTKIKQESGSEYESDEEDTESDPDAKPRRRKGGKNNRRASINKENRRSGSPEMTPFANNGTMAAKRRERLRAGEEMRRNREMYAMLGRGEGNGGCYGGQEQGQGQMRG, encoded by the exons ATGAATCTCAATTTATCTGCCTCACTAAACATATTTAAACTGCTGGCGAAGCCGTCATTATGTCTTCCCCAGGCAACGGTAGCCACCTTTGCCGACCTTCCAATACCGCTCGACAAGGCGTTTGCGGGACAGAGAGAGAAGGTTGATATCAAGGCCGTGGTCTTGGACAAGGATGACTGCTTTGCTTATCCGGAGCATAATGAGGTCTACGACCAGTACAAG CAACGTTTCGAGGCATTGCGAGCTGCCTACCCAGGTCGCCGTCTCCTGATTGTCTCCAACACTTCTGGAGCCCAGAGTTATGACCGTGATGGAAAGCTCGCCGCTGCCGTTGAGAAGGCTACCGGCGTTGTCGTTCTTCCACATCAGACCAAGAAGCCCGGGTGTGGCGATGAAATCATGTCCTATTTCCGCAAGCATCCCGAGACAGGAGTGACCAGCCCAAGTCAGATCGCCGTTGTCGGAGATCGTTTGTCAACAGACATTATGCTGGCCAACATGATGGGAAGTTGGGGAGTCTGGGTCAAGGACGGCGTTGTTCCTCTGTCGGAGAAGAGCGTG ATGCCCCCACCCAGCACCGTAGGCAAAGGCGGCAAAGCCTGGATCCGAGAAGAGGAGTTCCTCTTCTGGAAGAAACTCGTCCCGTTCACCAAGAAGCgctgtggtgatgatatCGAGAATAACGAGGAGCATGAGTGGAATTGGGTTGCCTCcgagatgaggaagaggatgagggagaagtACCTGAAGGAAGGGGAGCCTGACCGTAGGAATTACACAGGACTCGCAATGT TCGAGCATTACTGGCAGAGTGCCCGTCATAGACGCCcgactgttgctgctggccgGTTTCCCAACCGGTATTGCAATTTGG AAGCCAACGAAGAGCAAGTCCGGGAGCGCGACGAACGCCTCGTCGCCATCCGCAAGAAGCGCCGTGATGCCCGCAAGGCAGCGCGCAAGGCAGCCCGGGAAGCTCGCGAAGTCTGCGAGGCTGAAGAAGCCGCCGGCGGCAGTCCCATCAGGGAGAGCACCGAGTCGGACAACATCGACGCTGACATGAGCGATGACACCGATGAAACCTCCGAcaatgacgaggaagaaACCCCCGAGTTTGACGAAGCAGAAGCCATCCGTAAGATGGAGGAGTCCACCAAGATCAAGCAAGAGAGCGGCTCTGAGTACGAgtctgacgaggaggacacCGAGTCTGATCCCGACGCCAAACCCCGTCGTCGCAAGGGGGGCAAGAACAACAGGCGCGCTAGTATCAATAAGGAGAACCGGCGTTCAGGTTCGCCGGAGATGACGCCTTTTGCAAATAATGGGACTATGGCTGCtaagaggagggagaggttgcgtgctggggaggagatgaggaggaataGGGAGATGTATGCGATGTTGggcaggggggaggggaatggGGGTTGTTATGGGGGACAGGagcaggggcaggggcagaTGAGAGGTTGA
- a CDS encoding uncharacterized protein (COG:S; EggNog:ENOG503P588) → MGFFDFIEARDARDQLYSNDDRPSSKPNLGHEILGGAAAFEAMHLWEKEQRRKGEPVSHGFAKEALAAMAGAEADKLWERHHGRDGGNERDRERGREHARRQVEELYDQQYGERDEWNPNHEIHESMRFSGY, encoded by the exons ATGGGTTTCTTCGACTTCA TCGAGGCAAGAGACGCCCGCGACCAACTATACTCCAACGACGACCGCccttcctccaaacccaacctCGGCCACGAGATCCTCGGCGGCGCAGCAGCCTTTGAAGCGATGCACCTCTGGGAAAAGGAACAACGCCGCAAAGGCGAGCCAGTCTCCCACGGCTTTGCCAAGGAAGCGCTTGCTGCCATGGCGGGCGCGGAAGCCGACAAGCTATGGGAGAGGCACCATGGCCGGGATGGGGGAAATGAAAGAGACAgggagcgggggagggagcatGCTAGGcggcaggtggaggagctgtaTGATCAGCAGTatggggagagggatgagTGGAATCC GAACCATGAGATTCATGAGTCGATGAGATTTTCTGGTTATTGA
- the ORC2 gene encoding Origin recognition complex subunit 2 (EggNog:ENOG503NXCD; COG:L), with protein MPPKKTTNQKAAARVPRKRPATTDPYEIPEEDEIEPPKRRRHAATVAADTDDATVSTPSASRLKKTVATPIKLNGLNGIDTPSRKNNADRSARRKSARALVDRVISGAISDDEAEEGDIAREIYESSEDEEDEEDEEGEGENLNGETEPTTTPSKFAPGRKRKTTTTRTRKRSPTPPRDLPPHEQYFFQNKPGLSKTSNNTLSSLQLLTHDEYFSLSRDLSSANPHRTDITHLASLHVSSFPQWAFELSQSFSLCLYGYGSKRQILHKFATYLSSHPPCSLGQANKIVIINGYTPSITIRELLCSLASAVSSPTTTLPGILSYLTTHPKITLTILLNSVSSPYLRKGPFQSIISTLASHAQVYLCCTTDSPDFALLWDSAVGTNFQFLYHDCTTFCSYSPSELEVVDSVHELLGRKTRRVGGKEGVAFVLRSLPENAKSLFRLLVGEVLCADEGDGQGQGQGEEMSVEYRMVYNKAVEEFICSSEMAFRTLLKEFHDHQIITSHKDALGTELLSLPFGKEELEGILEELTT; from the exons ATGCCCCCCAAAAAGACCACAAATCAGAAAGCTGCCGCTAGGGTACCCCGAAAACGACCAGCAACTACCGATCCTTACGAAATcccagaagaagacgaaaTTGAGCCACCGAAACGACGACGTCATGCCGCCACAGTAGCCGCTGACACAGACGATGCCACCGTCAGTACGCCCTCAGCCTCGAGGCTGAAGAAAACAGTAGCGACACCAATAAAACTCAATGGTCTCAACGGGATAGACACACCAAGCAGGAAGAATAACGCAGACAGATCCGCCAGACGGAAAAGCGCCAGGGCCCTCGTCGACCGTGTGATAAGCGGCGCCATCAGCGACGATGAAGCCGAAGAAGGGGATATAGCAAGAGAAATCTACGAATCCagcgaagacgaagaagacgaagaagacgaagaaggagaaggagagaatCTAAACGGAGAAACCGaaccgacaacaacaccctccaaaTTCGCCCCCGGCCGAAAACGcaaaaccaccacaaccagaACCCGAAAACgctccccaacacccccccgcGATCTCCCCCCTCACGAGCAATACTTCTTCCAAAACAAACCCGGgctctccaaaacctccaacaataccctctcctccctccaactcctcaccCACGACGAAtacttctccctctcccgcgaCCTCTCGTCCGCCAACCCCCACAGAACCGACATCACccacctcgcctccctccacgtatcctccttcccccaatGGGCCTTTGAACTCTCCCAGtccttctccctctgccTCTACGGCTACGGCTCCAAACGTCAAATTCTCCACAAATTCGCTACATACCTCTCCTCACACCCCCCTTGCTCCCTGGGTCAAGCCAACAAAATCGTCATAATAAACGGGtacaccccctccatcaccatcagaGAACTCCTCTGCTCCCTCGCCTCAGCAgtatcctccccaacaaccaccctcccGGGTATCCTCTCCTATCTAACAACCCACCCAAAAATAACCTTGACCATCCTCCTAAACTCTGTCTCTTCCCCCTATCTCCGCAAGGGGCCCTTTCAGTCGATAatctccaccctcgcctcTCACGCACAAGTCTACCTCTGCTGCACAACCGACTCCCCTGATTTTGCCCTACTATGGGACTCGGCAGTCGGCACAAACTTTCAGTTTCTCTACCATGACTGCACCACTTTTTGTTCGTACTCCCCCTCTGAATTGGAGGTTGTCGACTCGGTGCATGAACTCTTGGGTCGGAAGACTCGAcgggtgggggggaaggagggagtgGCGTTTGTGTTGAGGTCGCTGCCGGAGAACGCAAAGAGCTTGTTTAGActgctggttggggaggttttATGTGcggatgagggtgatggtcaGGGTCAGGGGCAAGGAGAGGAGATGAGTGTGGAGTACAGGATGGTGTATAacaaggcggtggaggagtttaTCTGTAGTAGTGAGATGGCGTTCAGGACGTTGTTGAAGGA GTTTCACGATCATCAGATTATTACTAGTCACAAGGACGCGTTGGGGACGGAGCTGTTGAGTTTGCCgtttgggaaggaggagttggaggggatATTGGAGGAGTTGACGACTTGA
- the TRM61 gene encoding tRNA (adenine-N(1)-)-methyltransferase catalytic subunit trm61 (BUSCO:EOG09262H50; EggNog:ENOG503NW0U; COG:J), whose amino-acid sequence MDDTMAHKTRSQTPKISPFLEPGKTTQVGSLAILQLSRDNLQPVYLKAPSGKHDGYAEGAVVNTRYGSFPHSTMIGVPWGSQIRASKVDTGSRGRNNKRKRNKSDDDGKEASATVAEEKTEQESTPAEVNDDSAAVAKKIVADVSGFIHILPPTPEVWTSSLPHRTQVVYTPDYSYVLHRIRARPGSVLIEAGAGSGSFSHASVRAVYNGYPSEGERKGKVYSFEFHEQRFHKMNQELKEHNLNSLVHLTHRDVYNGGFLIDGKSPGAEAIFLDLPAPWEALHHLSRRNPKNPEDKEWVSPLNPKKSAHICTFSPCIEQVTKTVSAMRRLGWVDIDMVEIANRKYHTSRERVGLNLSMDRGVNNSARDVDEALSRLTEIEARFREHAARSKESDDEVDGDEDDGLIKQREKKEQKGGRKRGGEKRVKIDHKPDSPECFEALPSGVPMWMEGRLITRGEPEIKTHTSYLVFATLPIEWTEEDEAAAAARHPVIGEQKVIGLVDKAARKQERREQLQKATGNRKARRMERAAELAATAEEEVGVAVP is encoded by the coding sequence ATGGACGACACAATGGCACACAAAACGCGCAGCCAGACGCCCAAGATCTCGCCTTTCTTGGAGCCAGGCAAAACTACCCAGGTCGGGTCACTGGCCATTCTCCAGCTCTCCCGCGACAACCTCCAACCAGTCTACCTCAAAGCCCCCTCCGGGAAACACGATGGATACGCCGAGGGCGCTGTCGTCAACACCCGCTATGGCTCCTTTCCTCACTCGACCATGATTGGCGTGCCATGGGGCTCACAGATTCGCGCATCGAAAGTCGACACTGGCTCCCGAGGTCGCAACAATAAGAGGAAGCGTAACAAGAGCGATGACGACGGAAAGGAGGCTTCGGCCACTGTTGCCGAGGAGAAAACCGAGCAAGAAAGTACGCCTGCCGAAGTCAATGACGACTCCGCCGCTGTCGCCAAAAAGATTGTCGCCGACGTCAGCGGCttcatccacatcctccccccaacccccgaaGTATGGACGAGCAGCTTGCCGCACCGAACGCAGGTCGTCTATACGCCAGATTACAGCTATGTTTTACACAGAATACGTGCCAGACCTGGCTCTGTGTTGATTGAGGCTGGTGCTGGCAGCGGTAGCTTCAGCCACGCCTCTGTACGAGCCGTCTACAATGGATATCCAAGTGAAGGAGAGCGCAAGGGCAAAGTCTACAGCTTTGAGTTCCATGAGCAACGCTTCCACAAGATGAATCAGGAGCTGAAGGAACACAACCTCAACAGCTTGGTCCACTTGACACATCGGGATGTCTACAACGGCGGCTTCTTGATTGATGGCAAGAGTCCCGGGGCCGAGGCCATCTTTCTCGATCTCCCAGCTCCTTGGGAGGCACTACATCACCTCTCCAGGCGGAACCCCAAGAACCCAGAAGACAAAGAGTGGGTATCACCACTTAACCCAAAGAAGAGCGCCCACATCTGCACCTTTTCACCGTGTATCGAGCAGGTCACCAAGACAGTTTCGGCAATGCGGCGCTTGGGTTGGGTCGATATTGATATGGTTGAGATTGCCAACAGAAAGTACCACACTTCCCGTGAACGTGTCGGTCTGAACCTCTCCATGGACCGCGGTGTCAACAATTCGGCTCGTGATGTCGATGAGGCTCTCTCTCGGCTGACTGAGATTGAAGCTCGGTTCCGGGAGCATGCCGCCAGGTCGAAAGAGTCGGATGACGAGGTGGacggcgatgaggatgacggaCTAATCAAGCAGCGTGAGAAGAAGGAACAGAAAGGCGGAAGGAAGCGCGGCGGCGAGAAGAGAGTCAAGATTGACCACAAACCTGACTCCCCAGAGTGCTTTGAGGCGCTGCCGTCAGGGGTGCCCATGTGGATGGAAGGCCGGCTGATCACCCGCGGCGAGCCTGAGATCAAGACACACACCTCGTATCTGGTGTTTGCCACGTTGCCGATCGAATGGAccgaagaggacgaggcggcggcggcggccaggCATCCCGTGATTGGAGAACAAAAGGTTATTGGTCTTGTTGAtaaggcggcgaggaagcaggagaggagggagcagcTGCAGAAGGCGACTGGCAACAGAAAGGCAAGACGGATGGAGAGAGCTGCGGAGTTGGCTGCGACagctgaggaagaggttggcgTAGCGGTGCCATAG
- the DED1 gene encoding DEAD-box ATP-dependent RNA helicase (COG:A; EggNog:ENOG503NUJV): protein MADQLSGGMGNLSLDQAPAAAQLAGQHPGGRSYIPPHLRGKIGANAPAPAMNNGPAPGAMNGLNNSAWAGNNSFDARANTNFGPTPGGAASYESAPPPQQQSWGNRQGGFNRNAYGGGRSNVGGNMGGGGGPIGRGEGRWSDGQHIIGNPDPRVERELFGTADDPSKQHTGINFEKYDDIPVTPSGHDVPEPVLTFSHPPLDKHLLSNIELARYKIPTPVQKYSIPIVIGGRDLMACAQTGSGKTGGFLFPILHQSFVQGPSPIPAQGGGGGYRQRKAYPTALILAPTRELVSQIYDESRKFAYRSWVRPCVVYGGADIGSQLRQIERGCDLLVATPGRLVDLIERGRISLCNIKYLVLDEADRMLDMGFEPQIRRIVQGEDMPPTGQRQTLMFSATFPRDIQMLAQDFLNDYVFLSVGRVGSTSENITQKVEYVEDVDKRSVLLDILHTHAGGLTLIFVETKRMADSLSDFLINQNFPATSIHGDRTQRERERALELFRNGKCPILVATAVAARGLDIPNVTHVINYDLPTDIDDYVHRIGRTGRAGNTGIATAFFNRGNRGVVRELLELLKEANQEVPGFLETIARESSFGGGRGGRGGGGRGRGRGGNTDFRKGGGFSGGGGGGYGGGGFGGHSSGGGGFGGGGGGYGGAPPSGGFGGGGYGSGGGGGGGYSGGGGYGNPGGGGGQSWW, encoded by the exons ATGGCCGATCAACTCAGCGGCGGCATGGGCAACCTGTCCCTCGATCAGGCTCCCGCGGCGGCTCAGCTCGCTGGTCAGCACCCCGGCGGTCGCTCTTAcattcctcctcaccttcgCGGCAAGATTGGGGCTAATGCTCCCGCTCCTGCCATGAACAACGGACCTGCTCCTGGTGCCATGAACGGGCTCAACAACAGTGCCTGGGCTGG CAACAACAGTTTCGATGCTCGTGCCAACACCAACTTTGGTCCCACTCCTGGCGGCGCTGCTTCTTACGAgtctgcccctccccctcagcagCAGTCTTGGGGCAACCGTCAGGGTGGCTTCAACCGCAACGCCTACGGCGGTGGACGCTCCAATGTCGGCGGGAAcatgggcggcggcggcggtccTATCGGCCGCGGTGAGGGTCGCTGGAGCGATGGCCAGCACATCATTGGCAACCCCGACCCGCGCGTCGAGCGTGAGCTCTTCGGCACTGCTGATGACCCGAGCAAGCAGCACACTGGGATCAACTTTGAGAAGTACGACGACATCCCGGTCACTCCTTCCGGCCATGATGTCCCTGAGCCCGTCTTGaccttctcccacccccctctggACAAGCATCTCTTGAGCAACATCGAGCTTGCTCGCTACAAGATCCCTACCCCTGTCCAGAAGTACTCGATCCCCATCGTCATTGGCGGTCGTGATTTGATGGCTTGCGCCCAGACAGGTTCCGGCAAGACTGGTGGTTTCTTGTTCCCCATCCTTCACCAGTCCTTCGTTCAGGGTCCTTCCCCCATTCCTGCCCagggtggcggcggtggttaCCGCCAGCGCAAGGCTTACCCCACTGCCCTCATCTTGGCCCCCACCCGTGAGTTGGTCTCTCAGATCTACGATGAGTCCCGCAAGTTCGCCTACCGTTCGTGGGTCCGCCCTTGCGTTGTCTACGGTGGTGCCGATATAGGCTCTCAGCTCCGCCAAATCGAGCGCGGGTGCGATCTTCTTGTTGCTACCCCCGGCAGATTGGTCGACCTCATAGAGCGTGGTCGCATCTCCCTCTGCAACATCAAGTATCTTGTCCTTGACGAGGCCGATCGCATGCTTGACATGGGTTTCGAGCCCCAAATTCGCCGCATCGTCCAGGGTGAGGACATGCCTCCTACCGGCCAACGCCAAACTCTCATGTTTTCGGCCACCTTCCCCCGCGACATCCAGATGCTCGCTCAGGACTTCTTGAACGACTACGTCTTCTTGTCTGTCGGTCGTGTTGGTTCTACTTCAGAGAACATCACCCAGAAGGTCGAGTACGTTGAGGATGTTGACAAGCGCTCCGTCCTTCTTGATATCCTTCACACCCACGCCGGTGGTCTCACCCTTATCTTTGTTGAGACCAAGCGCATGGCCGACTCCCTTTCGGATTTCTTGATCAACCAGAACTTCCCCGCCACCTCGATTCACGGTGATCGTACCCAGCGTGAGCGTGAGCGTGCCCTCGAGCTTTTCCGCAATGGCAAGTGCCCTATCTTGGTCGCcactgctgttgctgcccgTGGTTTGGATATTCCCAACGTCACCCACGTTATCAACTACGATCTCCCCACCGACATTGATGACTACGTTCATCGTATCGGTCGTACCGGCCGTGCTGGCAACACCGGTATTGCTACTGCTTTCTTCAACCGTGGCAACCGTGGTGTCGTCCGCGAGCTcctcgagcttctcaagGAGGCCAACCAGGAGGTTCCCGGCTTCCTCGAGACCATTGCTCGTGAGTCTTCATTCGGCGGTGGACGTggcggccgtggtggtggcggtcgCGGTCGTGGCCGTGGCGGCAACACCGATTTCCGCAAGGGCGGTGGTTTcagcggtggcggtggtggtggttatggcggtggtggtttcggTGGACACAGctctggcggcggcggcttcggcggcggcggtggtggctaCGGCGGTGCTCCCCCCAGCGGAGGctttggcggcggtggttatggcagcggcggcggcggtggtggtggttacagcggtggcggcggctaCGGCAACcctggcggcggtggtggtcagTCGTGGTGGTAA